Sequence from the Aromatoleum petrolei genome:
GGTCTCGCCGTCGCCGAGGAAGGCCCAGACCTTCCGGTCCTGCGCCTTGGCCATGTCACGGCTGTCCATGTACTTCATGAAGCGCGCGGCGTAGATCGCGCACAGGGGGCCGAGGCCCATCGACACCGTCGGGAACTGCCAGAAGTCCGGCATCAGCCAGGGGTGCGGATAGGACGAGATGCCCTTGCCGTCGACTTCCTGGCGGAAGTTGTCCATCTGCTCTTCGCTCAGGCGACCGAGCATGAAGGCGCGCGCATAGACGCCCGGGACCGAGTGGCCCTGGAAGAAGATCAGGTCGCCGCCGTGCTCTGCGCTCGGGGCGCGCCAGAAATGCGAGAAACCCACGTCATAGAGCGCTGCCGCCGACGCGAAGGAGGCGATGTGGCCGCCAACGTTCGTGTGTTTGTTCGCACGCACCACCATCGCCATCGCATTCCAGCGGATGTACGAATGGAGCTTGATCTCCATGTCCGGGTTGCCCGGGTACTTCGGCTGCTGGCTGGCGGGGATGGTGTTGATGTACTGGGTCGTCGCCGAATAGGGGATGTCGATCCCTTCTTCGCGGCCGGCTTCGATCAGCTTCTCGATCAGGAAATGCGCGCGGTCCTGGCCTTCATTGGCGACGACGGCCTGGAGGGCGTCCAGCCATTCCTGCGTCTCGATCGTGTCCGGGTCCGTCTGCAGCGTTACGTTGGGTGTCGCGGCCATGCTCTGTCTCCGTATGTTGAGCTTCGCGGTTGGCGAATCCGCCCTTGATAGGTGGTTCGGGTCGAATCCGTGAGGTGCCGGTCGAGGTCGTCGAGCAGCATTTTTCGCATTCTAAAACGAGATTTCAGGATGTGCAATCATCTCCGATGCTCATTTCGGGCAGGGAAACGGGCATGCGGAAAGCACGGCAAAAGCCGCAGCGCGAGCGGCCTCTGGCGCGATCGTCGGGGCGGTGGCGGGACGTGTGCAGCGGGGAACAGGTGATCCGCCCAGCTGGGGGCGGGAAAAAAATCGGCCGGGAGAAAGGGAGGGAGAGGAAGATCTCCCGGCCGATTCGGAAAGCGGAATGCTGAGGGGGCTAGCGGCCCGATGCCCTGCGACGGTCTTCATCGTAGGCAAATACCACGCGTCCGTCGCGAACCTCGCCCATGAAAATATCATGAACGCTGGTAATCGTCTCGTGGCGGTCCTTCGAAAAGGGGGTGCGATACGTCATGACCACGCCCTCGATCTTCTCGTTGAGGTTCTCCAGCGCCTCGCGGACGCGGTCGCCATCGGTGGTGCCTGCCTGGCGGATCGCTGCGGCGAGCAGAAGAAGAGAATCATACCCCTGAGCGGCGGCGGGTGGGACAGGAATGCGCGCGCTGCCGGTCGATTCGCGCCATGCCTCGATGAAGGCCTTGCGCCGGCTGCTCGTCGGCTCCGGGATGAATGTCTGCGGCATGCGTGCACCTTCTGCGTTGGGGCCGGCGTTGTCGATGAAGTTCGACATCGCCAGGGTCCAGCTGCCGATCAGCGGCACCCGCCAATTGATGCGTGCCATGCCGTTGGCGATCTGCGCGAGCTCGGGCCCGATGCCGTAGGTCAGGATCGCTTCCGCGCCGGCCTCGCGCGCCCGGCGCAGCGGCATCGTCATGTCGGTCTGCTGCAGGTTGAAGCGTTCGACCGCGACCGGCTTCAGGTTGCGCTCGGCGAGCGTGCGTTCGAGATCCTCGCGCCCGAGCTGGCCGTAGTTCGTCGCGTCATGGAAGATCGCGACGCGCTTCAGCCCGCGCCGCTCGACGGCTTCGCTGACGATCATCGCCGCCTGTATCGTGTCGTTTGCCGAGATGCGAAAAACGAAATTGTCCGGATGCTGCGGGGGCAGGAATTGCCGGGTCACGATCGAGCCAGTGGCGACCGAGGTGATGATGGGGATGCGCGCCTCCTGGTAGAAGCGCTGGCTCGCGAGGGCGACACCGGTGTTGACGATACCCAGTCCTGCGACGACATGATGCTTGTTGATGAGCTCCTGCACCACTTGGGCGCCGCGTTCATTG
This genomic interval carries:
- a CDS encoding ABC transporter substrate-binding protein, encoding MLRLLLALLCLLALPTLAADPIRIGVSGPFTGGSSPMGISMREGIRIAAAELNAKGGVLGRQIELIERDDEARNERGAQVVQELINKHHVVAGLGIVNTGVALASQRFYQEARIPIITSVATGSIVTRQFLPPQHPDNFVFRISANDTIQAAMIVSEAVERRGLKRVAIFHDATNYGQLGREDLERTLAERNLKPVAVERFNLQQTDMTMPLRRAREAGAEAILTYGIGPELAQIANGMARINWRVPLIGSWTLAMSNFIDNAGPNAEGARMPQTFIPEPTSSRRKAFIEAWRESTGSARIPVPPAAAQGYDSLLLLAAAIRQAGTTDGDRVREALENLNEKIEGVVMTYRTPFSKDRHETITSVHDIFMGEVRDGRVVFAYDEDRRRASGR